The nucleotide window taaaacataatcacgattggtttcattattaaaatatgagattcaacataattaaattaagaaaaatcaaataatataaatcctTTCTCTCACTTATTCCTTACTTttctctttaataaaaatataatatatttaaagttatttttaatatttaaaaattattgattgatttttcttaaaaatattatttttgagatTTTCTTATAATGTGTTTCAGTTTTTCCATTTGATTCCTATGTTTTATTTAATATCCTAAATGGCTCTCCTCATCGTTTATCATCCCGTTGCAAGTCCTGTCATAACTTATGACTATCTCTACCTtgtatttttttcttctcttctattaTCATACTTTCATACTttaactctttttcttttcttatttttttcttttctatttttttatgacTATAACAAGATAAAAACGATAGTGAAAGCAATGAGGCTCTCGGACAGAATGCATAAGAGTCTCACAATGAAACTAAGACGACTATAAGCCAAGAGTATTTTGAGTAaagaaaataatatcaaaaaaattaaaaattaggaACATCTTattgaaaagataaaaaaagagattttttgaAAAACCAAAGAATATTTGTTTTTATAATAATTTCAGTTATGATGGTGTATGGTTAATAAATATGCAAGTCGTGAAGGGTAATTAAATAATTCTATtgattttagagagagagagcgaggcgAAGCAGAATTTGATTCCTCTTCGCATTTTATCGTGTTTCTCTGTTGATGCTGGACCAAGAACCAGCCATCGAAGGCGGAGCTCGCCAGGAAGCAGAGGATCGTCGAGGAGGAAGACCTTTGGGGGTTGAAGAACAAGAACACAGAGCAAGAATGTCCGGTAAGTGCGTTCGTACCCTCCGGCAGTTCTCCGTCGAGATACTATCTTATCTAATTTAACCTAATCCATCTCATTAGTTCCCTGCCCCCTCACTAGTCGATGGATTCCTCGCTGATCTAACAACTACAGTaacgggagggggaggaggaggaagagaaggcgtCGGCCAGCCCAAAGTTCCAATTAATAAATAGGGGGGTTTTCGTCGTCTTCTTTTCCTCTTGATCTCTGTTGTATTACTGATGCGCGTGTTGATGTTCTTAGGGTTATCGACTTGCTTATGTGTAGACGCGAGTTCCGCGAGGCGGGCAGGTGCCAAAAGGTTTCCGACTGCAAGTTCTCGCATGATCTCTATGCCCAGTGGAAGGGAGTGCGGATCGACCTCTACAGCGACCAACGCGGTCAAGGTAAGTCGACGACAGTTGTATTCTTTCTTCATTGTTGATTTTGTTTGTTGTTCCTGTCTGTTCATTGAGGTTTGGCATCGATGAGGATAGGCGGAAGCTGATTGTGCTTCCGTTGTGTCTTTCTTTGGCTTATAGCAAAAAGGAAAGCTAGAAAATTGGTGATGCTTTATAACAGTCAAACCTTTTTAATCTACTCTTAGCACATGCCACCTCGTTCCGGTATTAATTTAGTTTGGTGAAGAGAAAAGGAGCGGTTAATGTACATAAAACTAAAATAGGATgttctaaataaaaaatatttttttttttttataaattcaagGAGCGAAGACTATGGTATCGCAGAGACAGGTTTTTTGTatcaaattttgcattggatgaaaaccttggtcatccatATATGAGGGCTGTGTACCACCgagagaaaagttcgaatgcaagcatTAGTGAATCTCATtgaagggacttgatcatgcagaggtatgatcgaagcaactagagagttgaactgctccagagtccatattcgcttaagggagcttgacaagtcaaaggacaaggtacaTGATTGTTAGTTAGATAAGACTCTATAAGGTACAGGATTTTCATAATGTTGTTCATtagaatataaagtaagaaagttATATAGGAAGAAGAGTGCTAGCAAGAAGTTATCTGATATGGATAGTGATATCATTACATATTGTTagataagaaataaatacattatGACAAGTGCGGTTGAGACTAAGGTGGAAATCATGGAAATCATCCGTGTGGTTCAGAGGTGTCCATTATAATGGATCATGATGGTTTTTTTTGCAttagattttttaaataaaaattcggTGTCTTATTGTTCTACTGTTTATGTTGTTATGATTAATATTTGCTTTAGGTAACAAGTTGGTATTTTAGCGAGGAACCTCATTTTGATatacaaatagaaaaaaaaattattctgctataatagtttttcccaacaagtgctaGTTTTTTTCTTGTGTAATTGAAATGGAAGAGACGATataattaaattgaactcattaaATGATTCCACTTGAAGACGTATATGAAAGATTTACtcttttgtaaagatttgtataagctcaTCAAATTAGTCCTAATGATGAAACCGTGGCAGCGTAGAAAAATAAACAGAGAGAGAAAGTTAAGGTTTTGAGACTTTTGATAGATGATCAAGCGGCTAAACTTTATCGGTTTTGgcctaaattttatgtgaagaatccttgcaatAAGCTCTACATTCTTAATGGTACCGATCTACAGTTTATCCTCTCTGAAATGCTTTTCTGTTATACCCACTTGGTAAGACTTGAAATTTTCCTTTCATGAAAGTCATCTataatgatgatgatatgttattgttgagccaagatatatattattgatattattgtgatcctttagttattttggtgaagacttattgtaaatatgttatcattattgatgatagtggaagtttgaagtggactatGGTCTCGTGATTTTTCCTGTAATGAATTTTTCACATAAAAATTTGGTATCTCACTTTGTGATTAATTCATtattctattgtttatgttgctcTGGCTAATATTTGCTTTTGGTAACAAGTTGATATTTTAGTGAGGAAccttattttgatacacaaataggaaaaagaattatttttctataatagtttttcccaacaagtgatatcatagcatcaggttgtttggtgctcgtTTTTTCCAgcgatatgattaaattgaactcatcaaattattccatttggaggcgtatgatggaagatttactctattgcaaagatttctaTAAGCCAATCAAAGTTAAAGAAAAACTTTGAAGATGAGAAATGAGAGGTTCAATATAAAAAaatctattgcctatattagaagatggatgaatataaatttacatgagcatatttatgatgaaaccagagctgatgttgtttggcaaatgttagaaaatctttttgcgAAAATGACAGTGGAaaataaaatttctctccttaaAAGGCTTGccaatttaaagtataaagatggtggtaatattgttgagcatataagttTGTTTCAGAGTTTTGCCAACAAGATGGttgttatgaaaatgaatatagatgatgagatgtaagGATTGTTATTTCTCAGCTCTTTATcggaaagttgggaaacatatgcggtgacaatttgtaactccacgcggggactctaaccatagacatTGTTAAAGATAGTTTGGTAAATGaaaatgctagaaggaaagaatggggag belongs to Musa acuminata AAA Group cultivar baxijiao chromosome BXJ1-11, Cavendish_Baxijiao_AAA, whole genome shotgun sequence and includes:
- the LOC108951696 gene encoding uncharacterized protein LOC108951696 isoform X1, whose translation is MLDQEPAIEGGARQEAEDRRGGRPLGVEEQEHRARMSGLSTCLCVDASSARRAGAKRFPTASSRMISMPSGRECGSTSTATNAVKSSLSLVLNHIPVESGPSSTAR